A region of the Artemia franciscana chromosome 19, ASM3288406v1, whole genome shotgun sequence genome:
caaccctttctataagaaccttataggcccccagggcataacttacaacccttgccctgagagctttAGCGGGGGGTTGGGGTATTTTCCtcacagacataatttccagacccttCAACTACGATGGAAAATATTGCTATATCCAAATTATGATTGGAGGTGTTAAGGGAAATGATTAGCGTGAAGGGGGgaggctggttgctctcaaatcactttgactctaaAAAGGGGACTATagacttccaatttcaaatcgatTGAGCCCCATCTAAAGTTTACACGACCGCCcactccataaaaaccttatatgccctcatggcataacttacaaccctatccgCAGGGCGTTTGGGTGTTGTGTCAATCCTAGAGGATgttatttggactattttgaataaaatcgctatttcataattttaatcagatacgtttggtgaaaagaaggGAAGTCAGGGAGGGGGATAAATGCCCTCCATcccatttgactcttaaaagagaactagaactttaaattttcaacaaaatgagcctcttctaatgCTAAACAACCAttccgttccataaaaaccttaaatgtccccgtggcaaaacttacaaccctcgccctcaagctctggtggtttgtaacAGCCCCAAGAGCCTTTTTTATGAGATCTTTGGagtattctgaataaaatgattgtctgaaaaatttctattggaggGAAAATGCAACGTGTGAGGGAGGGGGATAGCTGCCTTCTGaccattttgactcttaaaaagggcactagaaattctgattaccaatccaatgactTCGCTCCAAAGTATGTACGACTaccctttcataaaaaccttatatgcccccagggcataacttacagcccttgctctGAGAGCtgtgtcttcctcaaagacacaatttccagacccttcaaatacaatgaacaaaattgctatctccaaATTCTGATTGGATATCTTTAAGGAAATGATGAGCGTGAGGGGACTGGTTACTcacaaatcacttttgactcttaagagggGCACTGTAACTTCCAATATCGAACCAAATGAACACCATCTGAAGttcatacgaccacccatttcataaaaaccttatacgcccccagggcatgacttacagCTCTATGTCAACCCTAtaggcattgttatatgctctctggattgttttgaataaaattgctagcTCACAAGTTCAATCAGATTCATTTGGTAAAAAGAGGGGCAgtgtggggagggggttgctgccctccatcacttttggcTGTTAatagggaactagaacttccattTTCAACCCCATGAgtctcctctaaagtttatacaaccatcttttccacaaaaaccttaaatacctcagtacataacttacaacccttgcccccaggctctgggggtttggtgccaccccaaaagccttgttatatgatatttggactatttgaataaaatggctatctcagaatttctagtagatgcattttgggaaaatacaacttgtgtgtggggggaggtagctgccctccaatcagtttGACTCCCAGAAAGGGAACTACAAATTCTGATCACCAGTCTAAACAGCCCCCTTCAAAGCTTATATTACCACgctttcaataaaaatcttatatgtccccagggcataaccctatgtctttgaggatgagagttgtcatcctcaaaaacataatttccagacctttcaactacgctgaacaaaacagctatctcaaaattttcatcggagGTGTTTAGGAAAATgatgggagttggggggggggcacttgccctccgatcactttcgactatcaaAAATGCCACTAATCCTCTCAGTTTCAAATCGAATGAACTCTTTTTGAACTTTCTTAAACAACACCttctttaaaaaccttatacgcctCAAGGCATACGCCCCAGATGGCTGtgtgggggttgtcatcctcaaagacacaattttgtTCAACTACGTTGAGGGCAatagtcctctcaatttccaaccgaatgagACCTACTTGACATTTCTTCGACAAAAAACCTTATACGTCCCTAGTGCATAGCTTAAAACCCTTACCATGAGGGCTAATTCCCGGACCTTGTTTCAACTAcgttaaaaaaatggctatctcaaaattttgattggatgtgtttgaggaaatggtgtACGTGGGAGGgcggttagttgccctccaatcactttcgacgattaaaaagggcactagcccttacaattcccaatcgaatgagccctttttgaaatttctacgacaactctttcaatacgaagtgccctggtctaaaaccaaaaagaataaataacacgttgtgccaacatcgttctttactaagGCAGCGCTATTGTCCTACCTATGATCCcattatcagattcagcatttagagaaccctactgcagagttttcaagctcctatcaataaaaatgaggaattttatattttttggccagaagaaagatcacagaactgttgtgtttatatgtttttttttttcagcaatgaTTTGATTGAACCAATGGTTCTAGAATCCCAGTAGAGGGCTCActcaaacggaaattaagaaatctagtgccctttttaagtgaccaaaaagattgaagggcaatctgccctattttaaaCACTCTCCTTTTCTCCAtagacatccgatcaaaattttaaggtaccattttgttcagcatagctgaaaggtcCTAAAAGAATGTTTCtggggataacatgaccccaCGGCTCCTGGAGAAAGCACTGTAAGTTATAGTTATGCAACTTacctcattgtttacatatattatttgttaatGGCAAATAGACATTCTTGGAGGAAATTGGGGTGAGTTTTCCAAGGGAAGGAAAGTTTCTGGGGAAAATCTGCTAGAATTCTAACTTTCTTTGTGGCTTCTCAAATTTTACACATGGAGAAAATTATCTGAGGGAATGTTTTCTGTGAGGGGGGGGATTTTTGGCatgattaaaaaatgatcataaattcaaaaaaaacaagattctttcaaatgaaactaaggagaattttcttAGGAAACCGTCTGCAGGAAATTTTCTGGTGGGATTTTTAGCGAGAAGGGCATTGTCtgagggaaggggggggggtggatctTGCACAGGAAGAATTTTTCCACCGATATCCCAGcatcatttgaaaaacgatcagaaattgcataaaagaacaagttttttcaacagaaagtaagaagcaatattaaaacttaaacggatcataaattattccgaatatgaggggactgcctcctcctcaatcccttgctctttacgctaaagtttgactctttatcccATTTCTTTAAGAGCTACTCCTGAAGCATAAAGGCCACTTGATTGGAATAAGAATATTTCTTAGAGCGCAAAAAGCTTCAGCTTAGACagggcagccccccccccctcatgtacggaataatttctgttccttttcaattttaatgttactccttacttttggttggaaaaaaacatgttttttaagtGATATTTACGTATAACGTCACTTATATTCAGTAACCCTGTATTTTCGAGGGTTACCAGGTGTAACTTATTTGACAACTAATACAGACCGTTTCAAGCAGTAGTCATTTCAGTATTGGATGTCATTAAGTTCAATCAAACGCTGAAGATAAGTAATTGGGCTTGTCCTATAACTGTTTTTTTATGCTCAAATCCACCGCAGTGGATTGATGAACATTCACTATTACACGCAGATTTAATGCCTAGCCTGGATATACAACATAAATCATTGGAATCAGCTGGGGGGCAACTCCAATTTCCAACATTAATACAGCATAAAAACTTCCATATTATCTTGGATTTTCCATACCATGAACGAAgttttgtctttactgttttaagttatatgttaatatgttttttttctgtatctttttaatttttcaattgttcTCATAGAATCTTTGATCTGTAGAATGCACAAGGGTATGAAAATCACCTTTTTGAATTGGAGAAAAGAGTTATGTTATGCTTCAttactgtttgatattttttttcttttttggattaataaatcttatcttaaataaaaaatcttatttgagctTACTTACCGCCCACTCTAATGAACAGTAAGTAATGAGACTGTGttctcagaaataaaaaaaaaatgttaccaTTGTATTATTTCTTGTTTCTGTACATTTTTAGAGAATTTGACCTTATTacatggaaaattttatttactctaaatcttttttgaaaatcatttgcaaaaaaataaataataataatagaaatgaaaaaagcGAGTAAAAATCTAAACTACCAGTGTCAGAAAAAATCAACCTAAGCTTGAGAAGCTTGAAGAGGGTACAAAAGTTAACTATCAAGCTGGTACCAATACCAAACTGGGATAAATCTAATCTCGCCAACATAGTATgaggaaatagaaaaaatgaaaacattcatCTGGAGATCAATTAAAAAACACCATACTttaatatatttgcatataacaAAAGAGCTAAGGGTATGCCAAAGAAGTAGTTGGTTGAGACATAACCGAGTATGCAAGAGAGCATGGCACATTGGTTATTCCTAAGGAGGTTGCAGCAGTGTTTATTGTAAGAGGATTTGAGGGTATTTGGATAGTTGAAGTAAGGTTAGCACTACTTGCAAGTGTAGCATAAGACGTTGGTAGCGTCTCTTGAACATGCCCTATTGAGACTGTTGCTAATCCGTTTGTACATGACACCGGAACGGTTGCCACTTGAGGAAGAGTTACAGGTACAGTCATAGTTGGTAGGGACATTGTTGCAAGAGTTTGAACTGTTGGGACTGTTGAGACAGATACTGCAGGTTGTCCATTCTGTGTAATAACTGATACACTTTGTGCCGGTTGAGTAATTACACCAAGGTTGCCACCAGCAGACGATAGCTGGTTAATTGGGTGATAAATCCCAGACACAACTGATGACATTTTACCAAGTCTTAAATGGGCATTTTGTTCCAGAAGGAACTCATTGGTTGCCATTAAATTATAAAGCTGCCTTTTCATTTCTTCAAGCTTTTGTTTTAAGATATTGTTTTCTTCTCGAACAAGTCTTATTTCATTCGAGCTTTCTGTAGAGATACTGGGTTCACATACAACCACACATTGTTGATCAGGGATATAATTATCTGACTTCATTCGTTTTAGCCTAGGTTCAAGATCCTGATCCAAGCGCTTGAACTCACTGGCCCCTTTTTTTTCCTGCGTTTCGATTTGTACATGTCGAAACTTACATTTATCCCCTCTAAAACAgtcattttttaagaaatcttTACAAATTGGTGTTTCACCGGGCTCAGTTACGATTGCATCAGGAATTATGCCACGCTGAATGAAAGACTGTATAACATGCGATGGCAACATACCTTTATCAAGGTATTGTTGTTCTTCTTCGATTGTACAATGGACAAACTTGCATAATCTTCTAGGACAACCAGTGTTCTGAAAATCATGGCAGAATTGTAATTCCTTAATAGAaaggtctttttttaaatcaccaaAAGCATGAACAAATTTACATCTTTCCCCTCTTTGACAAGAATTTCGAAGAAAGTCTCTACATAAACTGTCCTCTTTCCACTTCATAGAgtctttttcttcatttgtgTTCATGTCTAAAATCTAATGAAAGCATCATGGAAAACACCAAGATATACTCCAGCTTCAAACGACATCCTGAAAAGAAAacccaaataaaaatcaagaatattATATTTGCTTCTATTGAATATAGTTCTCTGTATGAAATTTTATCACTCCTAAGAGatcaaagaaaaacattaatgTACAGTTTTTTCTTTGCCATATGGTGGATAGCTTGAATACAGACTAAGCAATCAAATCCAGCTTTCTTCCACAATGGGTGTCAATTGACAGGTTGATAGGGTGTGGCATTTTCATAccactagattttgaaaaaagcaaattttttatattgtcaCTGAAAAATGCCGTTATTTCATCACTAAGGAAAAACAAAAcccccatagattttgaaaacagcatttaccccccccccccattatttCATGCATAAATGATCAACTAAAAGCCCAAATTGATCTGATCTAATTTTATGGCTTTTGCTCAAGtatcaaatgaaaaatatttcaaatatttgttcTAGTATaattataacttttgaaatcCAACATTAACTGAGAATACAAGGAAATTTACATCAACATATTTTAATCGATCACTCCACTTTTATAAGTCCTTTCCGTTGATGTTGATTatcattgttatttttaaatgttttgattCGAAATACAAATCGTTTTTGTAAGCTGCAGATGACACTATGGATAATAGAAGGTTTAGGGAGAGGAAGCCCTTCTCCTGTTGGTGTTGATTtcggtttgttttaaatttgacagGATAATTCATCTTCGGAATTAAGTTATGTATCTATAGCAATGTCttctatcttcttctttttttgtaaaattatttattttgattcttattCGTTTTGGcttttagaaaaacaaagagagaaaaattattcaatatgAAGAAACAAATGGGACTACGGCCAGCAGAAggaaaagacaaactaaaacgacgcggaTATTTCGATTTTacaaaacaaggcgtcttcaacgcTAAATGTACACGAAGAACAGAGATAAAATCTCAAATAATCTATCAAacctaaaattaaatgaaatctaaaactaagaattaaaaaagaaaccaaaacagGCCTACAATTAGTACTACTGTGACTGAGCATCACAGAAGTTTCTGTACACACAATcgtgagaaataaaaaaatatattaaaacaaaaaactaaccaatatctatatatacaattaaTGATACTGTGATTGAACACCACAGAAGTATTTGTACACACCATTCCGATTTAGTTCAATGAGAATACTAAAGCGACTGGTGCTCTGTGGTCTCTTTATGTTTTTCTCtcttggtttcatttttttctctctttatttagTAATGGCCGGCTAGCTAGGCTTTAGATCtttcattttgactttttatattttattgataGCAACTTACGTTTAATTTAAGATAGAATTATTATAGGATTTAATTTCAGCTAGTGTCAAAGCCCCttacattttttgtatttcctttccatttttcacgtcaaatttgcaaattttttatgcAAGTAAACAGGATAGCTATGACAATGCATAGGCAGGTTTGCGTCTGTCAAAACTTCGTCAACATATGAACTTCGCCACCTAGTTACTATTTACAGAAGTATGTGCAAAAGAACCACGAGGTCTTAGCTTAAGACTCTATTGAGATTAGAAAGCCATAGACCAATTTATAATTGTATTATGTTTTGAGTATCAGGAGACTGAGCTTTGCTTCATGACAACAAATACAGTTTTCTCAATCtttcaagaaattaaataaaaaactagtttttttaactgaaaataaggagcgacattaaaacttaaaacgaacagaaatacctccgtgtatgaaaggggatgttcccttctcaacgccccgctctttacactaaagtttgactctttctctcaattctactttattaaaaagaaaaaaactttagcgttaagagcagggcgttgagaagggaacagcccctttcatacacagagtaatttctgttcgttttaagttttaatgttgctccttcctctcagttaaaaaaaaactagtttttttttaatttattttctaaacgtttttgaattaatgcatgtttgattttggctctccacacataaattattaaaatgaaatttgcatattaattcttttttggctaaatggctttctcttagttttaatcagaccattttgagaaataaggggcggggaaggaggcctagttgcccttcaatctttcgttacttaaaaagacaactcgaacttttaatttttaacgaacgtttttatcagtaaaaaatatacgtaacttaagaattaacttacgtgacaaacttctatatttttatatttttattatgtatttgagggagtttgtcccctcgttaataccttgctctttacactaaagcttaagttagtcccaattctttaagaattactcctgaatcagaaaggccatagaataaatagttgaaactaccaaaactactttagcataaagagcgaggcatttaggaggagaagaacccctcatatgcgtaataatctctgctcgttttaagttttaatgctactccttactttcaattgaaaaaactttttcatgtttattttttcatttttttatagtaatgctagaaaatcctgcacccttttcattgaatttctcttcccccatgacatattcctccaaggaaagatcttcccacatagaccctcccccctcaaaacccctcaaaccaaaaaaatccccctgaaaaagtctgtacacttcccaataaccattactgtatgtaaaccctggtcaaagtttgtaacttgcagccccttcccggggactgtgggggagtaatttgtgcttattctagccaccaagtttcatcccaatctctcaactctaagcgtctTCTAAGATTTCtcgttttcccctccaactccacccaatgtaaccagatctggtcgggatttaaaataagagctctgagacatgaattccttctaaatatcaaatttcactaagatacGGTCACCcgtttataagttaaaaatacctccttttttctaatttttctgaattaacatccacccccaacttccccacagagagcggattcagtccggttatgtcaatgacatatctaggacttgtgcttattcttcccaccaattttatcccaatctctccactctaaatgttttccaagacttcctgtttccccctcgaactcccccAATACCACCAGATatggccgggatttaaaataagagctctgagacacgagatccttctaaatatcaaatttcattaagagctgatcacccatttgtaagttaaaataccccattttttcctctccctccagccccccagatggtcgaatcagggaaacttatcaagtcaatttgtgcaggtccctgacaggCCTACCggttttcattgtcctagcatgtccagaagcaccaaacttgccgaagcactggaaatcccctccccaactcccccaaagagagtggatccagtccagcgaagtcaataacgtatctaaaacttgttcttttcttcccatcaagtttcatcctgatctctccactctaagcgttttctatgatTTGCAGTTTTcgagatttctgtttcccccctccactcccctatgtccccagattcaatttaaattgaaaatgaagcatctgagacataagacctttctatatatagaatttcattaagatccgatcacccattcttaagatatggatacctcaattttcacattttccaagatttccggtttcccctccaactccccccaatgttaccggatctggtcggaattttaaCCAAGAGCTCTGAAGTACAAGAACCTTCTAGATATTAAATTTCaccaagatctgatcacctgtttgtaagttaaaatacctatttttttctaattcttccaaattaatCCCCAAccccaactaacccaaagagagccaatctagtctggttatttcaatcacgtatctaggacttattcttcccaccaagtatcagcATAATCTCTATAaatactctaagcattttccaagatttctgatttctttctcaaactccccccaatgtcaccaaatctagTCAGgacttaaaaaagagctctgagacacgaggcccttccaaaaatcaaatttcattaggatccagtCACccatttataagttaaaaatagctcattttttccaatttttccaaactaaccatccccccccccccagatggtcaaaacggggaactattatttttaatctaaactgttctggtccctgatatgcctgccaaatttcattgtcctaactTATCTGgtagtgcccaaactagcaaaactatgacagacagactgacagaccaacagaaattgtgattgctatatgtcacttggtaaaaccaattgccataaaaaaataatcagaaacacAGTGGGCTCCTTTGTAATTTGTCACTACATACTCTAGAGGACTGTGATTACCCAATTAGGcttaaagaataaagaaattctTTCTAAGTCAATATTTCAGTCTGTGGTTCAACTTCTATTGTACTCAGATTTTGCAACTGAAATATGTCAGGGTTGATGAGTTGAATGGCTAAGAGTTTAAGATTTAGATCTAGGCATAGTGCCATACCCTATAAGACAGAAATACTATGATTTAATTAAGCCTGCTTCTCAAAAGGAAATATGGAATCAGTTGAAAAGATGAAGGATAGTTTAGGAACAGATAGTATATCTCCTAAGGACttaaatttcagaaaaatgaTCCTAATACCCATACTAACCTCAATTTTCTTGTCTATCatggaaaaacttgttgttcTTACTCATTGGGCACAATAGTAGCAGTGACTCATCTAAAGACAGGTGCAaagaaattacacaaaaaaaagtaagtcCATCTTTATGGGGAATGTGGTAAGTAAATTATTTGTTAGGTTTTAGAATTTGGGCTAAGAGATTGATTTCAAGATGAGAAAATACTTAGCCCAGTACATGCAGGAGTCAGACCAATGATAAGAGCTgttaaagtaagaattttattgTTTAGTCTTTTGAACTGTCCTGGGAATAAATTTACCATTAAGGGAGGGGGGTGAGTTTACATTGTCAGAGAAGCCACCAAGATATTTGTAAAGACCATAGAAAAGGAACCTAAagattctaattttatttatttatttattaataccaaatacggtaagctttcaagcttgtcgcaataaatataataaatagaagttatgacaacataatacacaacataatacataatacaaCTGACAACATAGTACACACatataaatcaatgaaaataacgactacaacaaacactgacaaataaaactataaattattcaaaaatgatttactttgaaaatttgtttctgctagtct
Encoded here:
- the LOC136039476 gene encoding zinc finger CCCH domain-containing protein 10-like, with amino-acid sequence MNTNEEKDSMKWKEDSLCRDFLRNSCQRGERCKFVHAFGDLKKDLSIKELQFCHDFQNTGCPRRLCKFVHCTIEEEQQYLDKGMLPSHVIQSFIQRGIIPDAIVTEPGETPICKDFLKNDCFRGDKCKFRHVQIETQEKKGASEFKRLDQDLEPRLKRMKSDNYIPDQQCVVVCEPSISTESSNEIRLVREENNILKQKLEEMKRQLYNLMATNEFLLEQNAHLRLGKMSSVVSGIYHPINQLSSAGGNLGVITQPAQSVSVITQNGQPAVSVSTVPTVQTLATMSLPTMTVPVTLPQVATVPVSCTNGLATVSIGHVQETLPTSYATLASSANLTSTIQIPSNPLTINTAATSLGITNVPCSLAYSVMSQPTTSLAYP